One genomic window of Paenibacillus xylanilyticus includes the following:
- a CDS encoding TatD family hydrolase, translating into MMLFDTHTHLDAPQFDEDREEMIQRAVDAGVGRMINVGFNRETIPSTMKLAETYDFIYAAVGWHPQDAITMQEGDLEWIASLCKHEKVVAIGEIGLDYYWDTSPKDVQHRVLRQQIGLARELNMPIVIHNRDAHEDIVRILREEKAGEVGGVMHSFSGSWETAKLCLDLGFHLSFGGPITFKNAKQPKEVLAKVPMDRFFIETDSPYLTPHPYRGKRNETAHVRLVAEAAAEIKGISVEEIAAITTKNAMERFGIR; encoded by the coding sequence ATGATGTTATTCGACACACATACACACCTGGATGCACCGCAATTCGACGAGGACCGCGAGGAGATGATTCAACGTGCTGTTGACGCCGGGGTTGGCCGTATGATCAATGTTGGTTTCAACCGGGAGACCATTCCATCCACGATGAAGCTTGCCGAAACGTATGATTTTATATATGCTGCTGTAGGCTGGCATCCTCAGGATGCCATTACGATGCAGGAGGGCGATCTCGAGTGGATTGCGTCTCTGTGCAAACATGAAAAAGTCGTTGCCATAGGCGAAATTGGCCTGGATTATTATTGGGACACTTCACCGAAGGATGTGCAGCATCGTGTTTTAAGACAACAGATCGGACTGGCTCGTGAACTCAATATGCCTATTGTCATTCATAATCGCGATGCTCATGAAGATATTGTCAGAATTTTGCGTGAAGAGAAAGCAGGAGAAGTCGGGGGTGTGATGCACTCTTTCTCAGGAAGCTGGGAAACGGCAAAACTCTGTCTGGATCTAGGGTTCCATCTATCCTTCGGTGGACCAATTACGTTCAAAAACGCCAAGCAGCCAAAAGAGGTACTGGCGAAGGTGCCAATGGACCGATTTTTCATTGAAACCGACTCCCCATATCTTACACCACATCCTTATCGTGGAAAACGAAACGAAACAGCGCATGTACGTCTGGTTGCAGAAGCAGCTGCGGAAATTAAAGGCATTTCGGTAGAGGAAATTGCTGCAATAACGACCAAAAATGCCATGGAACGATTTGGGATTCGTTAA
- a CDS encoding 3D domain-containing protein has product MGTFQPEETHESRSSSKSYALRWKHENMRQMALIAIFSIALTIMILLVVYGQAGKQISLVIDGKAQAVETRTGMLQEMLEEQSITVSPHDEVSMPLNGAIADGDRIVIERAVPVNITADGDTKTLYTTDSSVEDAIQKSGIEVASEDKVYPALATPIKADMKIRVVRVTKRTVEVEQPIAYKVIKTADPSLYKGDNRVIVNGKEGTLVQHIEKVFQDGELVSKKMVGKSVSTNRVDKVIAVGTKAKPVVKKPEIQTVSAQTSTAKKETTTNSKKTAASGSKVITVSGTSFKYSKVLKNVSMTAYSSEEPGIGTKTASGTRVTEGRTIAVDPKVIPIGWWVYIEGLGFRRAEDTGGAIKGNKIDVYYDSVKHALNFGRKKGKTVYVIGPVKPEAN; this is encoded by the coding sequence GTGGGCACATTCCAACCAGAAGAGACCCATGAGTCACGATCATCCAGTAAGTCTTACGCGTTGCGGTGGAAGCATGAGAACATGCGTCAAATGGCACTGATCGCTATTTTCTCAATCGCGCTTACAATCATGATCTTGTTAGTCGTTTACGGTCAAGCCGGGAAACAAATTTCGCTGGTTATTGATGGCAAAGCTCAAGCGGTAGAGACTCGTACAGGAATGCTTCAAGAAATGCTGGAGGAGCAATCAATCACAGTCAGCCCCCATGATGAGGTATCCATGCCTTTGAACGGGGCAATCGCAGATGGAGACCGCATCGTTATTGAGCGGGCCGTTCCAGTCAACATTACGGCAGACGGAGACACCAAGACTCTGTATACAACCGATTCATCGGTAGAAGATGCAATTCAGAAATCTGGAATTGAAGTTGCAAGTGAGGATAAGGTTTATCCTGCGCTCGCAACACCAATCAAGGCAGATATGAAAATTCGCGTAGTGCGTGTAACAAAGCGTACAGTGGAAGTGGAACAGCCGATTGCGTACAAAGTAATCAAAACGGCTGACCCTAGCTTGTACAAAGGTGACAATCGCGTCATCGTAAACGGCAAAGAAGGTACACTTGTACAGCATATCGAAAAGGTGTTCCAGGATGGAGAGTTAGTCTCCAAAAAGATGGTGGGCAAATCGGTATCGACCAACCGTGTCGATAAAGTTATTGCTGTCGGAACCAAAGCAAAACCTGTTGTGAAGAAGCCGGAGATTCAGACGGTATCGGCCCAAACCTCCACAGCAAAGAAAGAAACGACAACGAACTCGAAGAAAACCGCTGCATCAGGCAGCAAAGTGATTACCGTCTCAGGCACTTCTTTTAAATATTCCAAAGTACTTAAAAATGTATCGATGACCGCGTACTCTTCTGAGGAGCCTGGCATTGGTACAAAAACAGCTTCCGGTACCCGGGTAACTGAAGGACGGACCATTGCGGTCGATCCAAAAGTGATTCCGATCGGCTGGTGGGTGTATATTGAGGGCCTCGGCTTCCGTCGTGCGGAAGATACTGGCGGCGCCATTAAAGGCAACAAAATCGATGTGTATTATGACAGTGTAAAGCATGCCCTGAATTTCGGACGTAAGAAAGGCAAGACGGTATATGTGATCGGTCCGGTTAAGCCGGAAGCGAACTAA
- the rnmV gene encoding ribonuclease M5 produces MIKEVIVVEGRDDTVAIRRAVEADTIETGGSAINQRILKRIALAQERRGVIVLTDPDHAGERIRKIIANKVPGCKHAFIPEADATRKGDIGVENASPEAIRHALERVHTSYEGVPSQIDWDDLIAAGLIVHPQAAARRMEMGNLLGIGYCNGKQFHKRLGVFQISREEFSAALSQIEREGL; encoded by the coding sequence ATGATAAAAGAAGTCATTGTGGTAGAAGGACGCGACGATACCGTCGCCATCCGGCGGGCTGTTGAGGCAGACACCATAGAGACCGGCGGATCAGCCATTAACCAGCGAATCCTGAAGCGAATTGCACTGGCACAGGAAAGACGCGGTGTAATTGTTCTTACCGACCCGGATCATGCCGGTGAGCGCATTCGCAAAATCATTGCAAACAAGGTTCCAGGCTGCAAACATGCTTTTATTCCGGAAGCGGACGCAACCCGCAAAGGGGATATCGGGGTCGAGAATGCCTCACCTGAGGCAATCCGCCATGCGCTGGAGCGTGTGCATACCTCGTACGAGGGTGTACCGAGCCAGATCGATTGGGATGACTTGATTGCAGCAGGACTGATTGTGCACCCGCAGGCAGCTGCAAGGCGTATGGAGATGGGGAATCTGCTCGGCATAGGTTACTGCAACGGAAAGCAGTTCCACAAGCGGCTGGGTGTATTCCAAATTA